From the genome of Chania multitudinisentens RB-25, one region includes:
- a CDS encoding type I polyketide synthase produces the protein MNSIRNYILQQVAKQQLNQQQAKAYLMELNDLDRTATADNDIAIIGMAGRFPKAENAEVFWQLLRDGINCIDEYPLERRKDDAHILSNPHYMEYLNGRSLKPDEIADAYAKAGYMQETDKFDAAFFGIPPAEALYMDPNQRLTLEVAWEAIEDSGYGGEKLFGSNTGVFVGREGTNHALYRYQTKSDPMQLTGSWESIIGSRISYLFNFRGPCMLVDTACSSSLVSIHMAAQSINNGECDIALAGGVNIIPGEFKTRYQGGMSMDSVESGDSVIRTFDANANGTVWGEGVAIVLLKPLRKALQDGDLIHAVIKGSAINNDGASGGLTAPNAEAQEAVIVKAWENAGINPESLSYIEAHGTGTVLGDPIEFKGLTNAFRRYTNRNQFCAIGSLKTNMGHLVATSGAASLFKVVKSMKYRYLAPTINFNQPNPYINFASSPLFIADRLQAWEFDSGPRRAAINSFGFSHTNCHMVLEEAPAREQVSGTRPQYCFTLSAKKQSLLLDYVSRYQEFCRSQPWNLADLCFTAATGRGHYGHRLAIVADSEAQLQERLRRCAETIQHGDDRHEGIYYAAHTVVSEKKKQRAAGEITDKEKKNLSAQAAQSLAGYRQHDALPGLLQLAHEYSLGAEVDWESVFADERRIRLSQPTYPFERVRVWAEPKASKAQTFVSRLHPLVERRVVHHDDEWVYESEFNSETHWILADHQIKGVCVVPGTTYLEMLRSAAGDALGLTALELVDLVFLQPMVVAEGETRTVRVHLSRGNGDVSCRIASMNEADGETVWSQHVEGKIRPLEETALPPLDFATLQAQADEVDEQYQLECDTGVFQFGPHWDCIRKTWSSPACMLAQLELPALFQQELGDIAIHPSMLDNAMNLTSQNSGQTYLPFMYQSFRLHRRFTPLMYVCVRARTPISGTEETHTYDVILADPQGNIIAEAESYITKKLHHFDFVSARAAENHSLGMRWVPLETPEPENLPAGPLLLLATDTQSTASLVAAVQSQGIEVRTACLSVAAQEGEDNVFTADNAGMTALLASSVAQNIAGIILATDYLQAESERYYCADAVSFERQRSLGVNALFYLGQALTMAKYKLSWGLGLLSSAAYAVNRGEQPYNPLAAASAMLGLTLALETPGLNCRVLDTGEAIAAERVIRNLLLLPTGQIYALRGEALYQREMYTHAPDDEAEWHYRQQGVYLITGGLGGLGLAAARHLAECAKANIILLGRSTLPDPVQWRTLLSQHPGSKRSVMLGELLQLQEKAASLTYLQVDVADLAALSQALEQVRAQFGRIDGVLHAAGAAGDGFIMRKSFATFDSVLRPKLEGSRNLVSLLANDDLDFMAFYSSITALTGGQGQGDYAAANAFMDALVPMVGNLRAIAINWPAWRDVGMAVDYQLDDNQTPFASLSNQEAFARLGQILASGSTQTLPGTINPGVFVEMRPWLPFTLAVELNQQLQRAQPQAGMSLSGEIEEIKITGKSADELSTTETSLATIYSSVLGISEIDIFTNFQDMGGNSIIAIHLLKVIESHYPGTVDIADVFSYPAVDVMAEYIDQKHGRTPAATVQMAPEQSVEWESIIERMIDGEESIDSIVERF, from the coding sequence ATGAACTCGATTAGAAACTATATATTGCAGCAGGTGGCTAAACAACAACTCAATCAGCAACAAGCCAAAGCCTATCTGATGGAGCTGAATGATTTAGATCGGACCGCTACGGCAGATAATGATATTGCTATTATCGGTATGGCAGGACGTTTTCCCAAAGCGGAAAACGCCGAGGTATTTTGGCAACTGTTACGTGATGGTATCAACTGTATTGATGAATATCCGCTGGAGCGGCGCAAAGATGACGCCCATATCTTAAGTAATCCGCACTATATGGAATACCTGAATGGGCGCAGCCTGAAGCCGGATGAAATTGCGGATGCTTACGCCAAAGCTGGATATATGCAGGAAACCGATAAGTTTGACGCAGCATTTTTCGGTATTCCTCCTGCGGAAGCGCTGTATATGGATCCCAATCAGCGTCTGACTCTGGAGGTGGCCTGGGAAGCCATTGAGGACTCAGGCTATGGCGGAGAAAAACTGTTTGGCAGTAACACCGGAGTTTTTGTCGGTAGAGAAGGCACCAACCACGCGTTGTACCGCTATCAAACCAAAAGCGATCCTATGCAGCTTACCGGTTCCTGGGAAAGCATTATCGGCAGCCGTATTTCCTATCTGTTCAATTTCCGCGGTCCCTGCATGCTGGTGGATACGGCGTGCTCATCAAGTCTGGTTTCCATTCACATGGCGGCCCAATCGATTAACAACGGGGAGTGTGACATTGCGCTTGCTGGCGGCGTAAATATCATTCCCGGTGAGTTTAAAACCCGCTATCAAGGGGGCATGAGTATGGACTCTGTTGAGTCTGGAGACAGTGTGATCCGTACATTTGATGCCAACGCCAATGGTACCGTGTGGGGCGAGGGTGTCGCCATAGTGCTGCTCAAGCCGTTGCGTAAGGCATTGCAGGATGGCGACCTGATCCACGCGGTGATCAAAGGCAGTGCGATCAACAATGATGGTGCTTCCGGCGGGCTGACGGCTCCTAATGCCGAAGCTCAGGAGGCAGTGATTGTCAAAGCTTGGGAGAATGCCGGAATTAACCCCGAATCGCTGTCTTATATTGAAGCCCACGGGACGGGAACGGTCTTGGGTGACCCCATCGAATTTAAAGGATTAACCAACGCGTTTCGCCGTTACACCAATAGAAATCAATTCTGCGCTATCGGTTCCCTAAAGACCAACATGGGACATCTGGTGGCGACTTCCGGCGCGGCTTCCCTGTTTAAAGTGGTTAAGTCCATGAAGTATCGGTATCTTGCGCCAACTATCAATTTCAACCAGCCCAATCCCTACATTAACTTTGCCAGCAGCCCGCTGTTTATTGCCGACCGTCTGCAAGCCTGGGAGTTTGACTCAGGCCCACGCCGGGCGGCCATCAACTCCTTTGGCTTTAGCCACACCAACTGCCATATGGTTCTTGAAGAAGCCCCAGCGCGCGAACAGGTATCCGGCACACGACCTCAATACTGCTTTACCCTCTCTGCCAAAAAGCAGAGCTTGTTGTTGGATTACGTTAGCCGTTATCAGGAGTTTTGCCGTTCGCAACCGTGGAACCTGGCAGACCTCTGCTTTACTGCCGCCACCGGACGTGGTCACTATGGACATCGTTTGGCTATTGTGGCCGACAGCGAAGCCCAACTGCAAGAGCGGTTACGACGCTGTGCGGAGACGATCCAGCACGGCGACGATCGGCATGAAGGTATTTACTATGCAGCCCACACAGTGGTCAGTGAGAAGAAAAAACAGCGTGCGGCAGGTGAGATCACAGATAAAGAGAAAAAAAACCTCTCGGCTCAGGCGGCCCAATCGCTGGCAGGCTATCGGCAACACGACGCGCTGCCGGGTTTACTCCAACTGGCTCATGAATACAGCCTTGGTGCTGAAGTGGATTGGGAGAGCGTTTTTGCTGATGAACGTCGAATCAGATTGTCGCAGCCAACCTATCCGTTTGAACGTGTGCGGGTCTGGGCTGAACCGAAGGCCAGCAAGGCCCAGACTTTTGTCAGCCGCTTGCATCCATTGGTCGAACGCAGAGTCGTTCACCATGACGATGAGTGGGTTTATGAGTCTGAATTCAATAGCGAGACACATTGGATTTTAGCCGATCACCAGATCAAAGGTGTTTGCGTGGTGCCGGGAACCACCTATCTGGAGATGCTGCGTTCCGCCGCTGGGGACGCTCTGGGTTTAACCGCGCTGGAGTTGGTCGATCTGGTATTCCTGCAGCCGATGGTGGTGGCCGAAGGGGAAACCCGCACGGTCAGAGTGCATTTATCGCGGGGTAACGGTGACGTTAGCTGCCGTATTGCCAGTATGAATGAAGCCGATGGGGAAACGGTGTGGTCACAGCACGTTGAGGGTAAAATTCGTCCGCTGGAGGAAACGGCGCTACCGCCGCTGGATTTTGCCACGCTACAGGCCCAGGCGGATGAGGTTGATGAACAGTACCAGCTTGAATGTGATACCGGTGTGTTCCAGTTTGGTCCACATTGGGATTGCATCCGCAAAACTTGGTCAAGCCCTGCATGTATGCTGGCTCAGCTTGAGCTGCCAGCGCTATTCCAACAGGAACTGGGGGATATTGCGATCCACCCGTCAATGCTGGATAACGCGATGAACCTTACCAGCCAGAATTCAGGGCAAACCTATCTGCCGTTTATGTACCAATCATTCCGTCTTCATCGTCGGTTCACGCCGCTGATGTATGTCTGCGTGCGGGCCAGAACACCGATCAGCGGGACCGAAGAGACGCATACCTATGACGTGATACTGGCAGATCCACAGGGCAACATTATCGCCGAAGCCGAAAGTTACATTACGAAAAAGTTGCACCACTTTGATTTCGTCTCAGCCAGAGCAGCAGAAAACCACAGCCTGGGAATGCGCTGGGTGCCGCTGGAAACGCCGGAACCTGAGAACTTGCCCGCAGGCCCGTTACTGTTACTTGCTACCGACACCCAATCTACGGCTTCCTTGGTTGCGGCAGTACAGTCTCAGGGTATTGAGGTACGGACGGCTTGCCTGAGCGTGGCAGCGCAAGAGGGTGAGGACAACGTTTTCACCGCGGATAACGCCGGTATGACGGCATTGCTGGCAAGCTCGGTGGCGCAGAATATTGCGGGAATCATCCTGGCAACGGACTATCTACAGGCAGAGTCTGAACGCTATTACTGCGCTGATGCCGTCTCTTTTGAACGTCAGAGGAGTCTGGGCGTTAATGCGTTATTCTATCTGGGACAGGCGCTCACCATGGCCAAGTACAAGCTGTCATGGGGGCTGGGGCTACTGAGCTCGGCCGCTTATGCGGTCAATCGTGGAGAACAGCCTTATAACCCGCTGGCTGCCGCCAGTGCCATGTTGGGGCTGACGCTGGCGCTGGAAACTCCGGGGTTGAACTGCCGGGTGCTGGATACCGGCGAGGCAATCGCGGCCGAACGGGTCATTCGTAACCTGCTGCTGCTCCCTACAGGCCAAATTTACGCCTTGCGTGGCGAGGCGCTTTATCAGCGCGAAATGTACACCCATGCTCCTGATGATGAGGCCGAGTGGCACTATCGTCAGCAGGGTGTTTACCTGATCACCGGTGGGCTGGGGGGATTAGGGCTGGCGGCTGCCAGGCATCTGGCCGAATGTGCCAAGGCCAATATCATCTTGCTGGGGCGGTCGACGTTACCCGATCCCGTGCAGTGGCGTACATTGCTGTCACAACATCCAGGTTCCAAACGGTCGGTGATGCTCGGTGAATTGTTGCAGTTACAGGAGAAGGCCGCTTCGCTGACCTATTTACAGGTGGACGTCGCCGATCTTGCTGCCCTGAGCCAGGCTCTTGAGCAGGTAAGGGCGCAATTTGGCCGTATCGACGGCGTTCTGCATGCCGCTGGGGCCGCAGGGGATGGCTTTATCATGCGTAAATCCTTCGCCACCTTTGACAGTGTTCTGCGGCCCAAGCTGGAAGGCAGCCGCAATCTGGTCAGCCTGCTGGCCAACGACGATCTGGATTTCATGGCCTTTTATTCTTCAATTACCGCGTTGACTGGTGGCCAGGGGCAAGGGGATTACGCGGCAGCCAACGCCTTTATGGATGCACTGGTGCCGATGGTCGGAAACCTCCGAGCAATCGCGATTAACTGGCCAGCCTGGCGTGACGTAGGCATGGCGGTGGACTACCAGTTGGACGATAACCAGACGCCTTTCGCCTCCCTGTCTAACCAAGAGGCCTTCGCCCGACTTGGGCAAATTCTGGCCAGCGGCAGCACGCAAACACTGCCGGGGACGATTAATCCCGGCGTATTTGTGGAGATGCGGCCCTGGTTGCCTTTCACGCTGGCAGTTGAACTTAATCAGCAATTGCAGCGTGCACAGCCGCAGGCGGGCATGAGCCTGTCTGGTGAGATCGAAGAGATCAAAATCACGGGCAAGAGTGCGGATGAGCTCAGTACGACCGAAACCAGTCTGGCGACCATTTACTCCTCAGTGCTGGGTATCAGCGAAATCGATATTTTTACCAACTTCCAGGATATGGGAGGAAACTCCATCATTGCTATCCATTTGCTGAAAGTGATCGAGTCTCACTATCCCGGCACTGTCGATATCGCTGACGTGTTTTCTTATCCGGCCGTGGACGTCATGGCTGAATACATTGATCAAAAACATGGCCGCACCCCTGCCGCCACCGTGCAGATGGCACCTGAACAAAGTGTCGAGTGGGAAAGCATTATCGAACGGATGATCGACGGTGAAGAGTCGATCGATTCGATTGTCGAGCGGTTTTAA
- a CDS encoding SDR family NAD(P)-dependent oxidoreductase codes for MDIKNLKLDELLTIKSDGMQAVKVSRPNGLNGSIAVIGMAGKLSSADNLDEFWQQLCQGQTSVRQIPALRQRDVEEYLRLQGALGSVQPQDYLHEAYLTEVDKFDYRFFGLAKQEANLMDPEQRLFLETAWAAFEDAGHCGPALRGSKTGVYVGFSKDFGEDYRRIVGTLAPDAPEIAIVGNIKSVIAGRLSYLLDLKGPSLLVDTACSSSLVALHLACRALQRGECEMAVAGTVKTHLVPLLEDPSSGVGMKDIQDTFAADNRTKTFDSRSDGMSVGEGVLAFILKPLERALADGDHVHAVLRGSAVNQDGQSVGLTAPNSAAQAEVIRAALADANVQAQEVSYIEAHGTGTRLGDPIEVSGIRQAFSFDTDRKQFCAIGSVKTNIGHLDNAAGLAGLAKVILSLRHGMLPASLHFNQPNSKIPFEHSPVFVNDRLRSWGSDGNKPLIAGISSFGLSGTNCHLIVQAAGKRPEVSTPAGPYLLPLSAKSEAVLAELARSYLHRLDAADSLNLADLSFTATTGRQHHSHRLAIVFADCKALRAELSAYLSGTASGYQHGHFHLITDEAGQQSDTGLEALTESQQRILSAEVDSLAMALNDPARRESVLQQAAQRYCAGAQFNWNDWFPAGNYRRIPLPTYPFARERCWVATTAAGEALANRRHQPQPHSLSHPLVTQQLVNGYGLQVYRSELSARHHWELAEHKVRGVCILPGTCYLDMMLFAARQLSDSPLVWSHFDKIQFLSPLALSGNETRTLHIQAQSTGRGCKIQICSCHESGEWLLHAEGELTQKPQDSADPAIQLDKLKTALPVAVALTQQDELARGLEVGGHWAKTFQQGWANQAGTEYLIHLSLPGAYATELERYFYHPALMDNAINAANHLVGNGELYLPLAYEDFTVYQPLPADCYARIRLNGPREGEVIQFAIELLDTQGQLCCRVRNYSIKRVVESLRAPTAFTLGLAPLESVPEEKPAAGATEPVLLIHAGTAESTGLATFLQQRGIEVQQRLLDQGLDHGQQSYSAIIYAANWHQTEPEQNRAEFQRLTAMLKTLVHNKVANAGPLLFLTQQAFEVNGAILPIQSALASFVRVFSLENPQLRLRCLDIQPGDGEGLWQALWPSVSASESTLSICHANQRYNEVLQPVELPEAKSLILREGGVYLITGGTGALGLQLAQEIARQAQAQQSSLTLALTGRHPLPPAEQWAELLASGKLERKLAIKLTALQAIQDCGVTIVSFAVDAANRSAMQNMMQRLRVEYGSLAGVVHAAGRAGDGFLIHKTPEQLDEVLSAKVQGAWNLHQLTSSDSLDFFIMYSSIASLIHEAGQSDYTAANRFLNALAVRRRRQGLVATALCWPAWRELGIAFEYGAIREDELFSPVSPLEGGELLMRVLTGGQTLPPVLVLAQINPAASLEDLTALELQANEALAARLSRTGGGDKPIARSHAAVTLTGLDNPDEFDLMVASVWGEVLGLNEVNIDENFNDLGGNSILTTQKYKTFGRLAPGVIDMADLFIHTTIRAQARFFRQANGPDTALPAVQEKANAAMSDMDDILARLARGELSAEEAQTFL; via the coding sequence GTGGATATTAAAAATCTGAAACTCGACGAATTGCTCACGATAAAAAGTGATGGGATGCAGGCGGTCAAGGTTAGTCGGCCCAACGGCCTTAATGGCAGCATTGCCGTGATCGGCATGGCGGGAAAACTCTCCAGCGCAGATAACCTGGATGAGTTCTGGCAACAGCTTTGCCAAGGGCAGACCAGTGTGCGGCAGATACCCGCTTTGCGACAGCGTGACGTGGAGGAGTATCTGCGGTTACAGGGAGCGCTGGGCAGTGTGCAACCCCAGGATTACCTGCACGAAGCCTACCTAACCGAAGTGGACAAGTTTGACTATCGCTTCTTCGGCCTGGCAAAACAGGAAGCCAACCTGATGGACCCAGAACAACGCCTGTTTCTGGAAACTGCTTGGGCGGCGTTTGAGGACGCCGGGCACTGCGGCCCAGCGCTCAGAGGCAGTAAAACCGGGGTGTATGTCGGCTTTAGCAAAGACTTTGGTGAGGATTATCGGCGCATTGTCGGCACTTTGGCCCCCGATGCGCCGGAGATTGCGATTGTTGGCAACATCAAATCGGTGATCGCCGGGCGTTTATCCTACCTGCTCGATTTAAAAGGCCCCAGCCTGTTGGTAGACACAGCGTGTTCTTCAAGCCTAGTTGCCTTACACCTGGCCTGTCGAGCACTGCAACGCGGCGAGTGTGAAATGGCAGTTGCTGGTACGGTAAAAACCCATCTGGTACCTCTACTAGAAGATCCTTCCAGCGGGGTGGGGATGAAAGACATTCAGGATACGTTTGCCGCCGATAATCGCACCAAAACCTTTGATAGTCGTAGCGATGGCATGTCAGTAGGTGAAGGGGTTCTGGCCTTTATTCTTAAACCCCTGGAGCGGGCGCTGGCCGACGGCGATCATGTTCATGCGGTGCTGCGCGGCAGCGCGGTGAATCAGGATGGGCAGTCGGTAGGGTTAACGGCTCCCAACAGCGCCGCACAGGCTGAGGTGATCCGCGCTGCATTGGCTGATGCCAATGTGCAGGCTCAGGAGGTTTCCTATATTGAAGCTCATGGTACGGGTACCCGACTTGGCGATCCAATCGAGGTGAGCGGTATCCGTCAGGCCTTTTCTTTCGATACCGATCGTAAGCAGTTCTGCGCTATTGGCAGCGTGAAAACCAACATTGGCCACCTGGATAATGCGGCCGGGCTGGCCGGGTTGGCAAAAGTCATCCTGTCGTTGCGCCATGGAATGTTGCCAGCCAGCCTGCATTTCAATCAGCCTAACAGCAAGATCCCGTTCGAGCATTCGCCGGTGTTTGTCAACGATCGTCTGCGCTCCTGGGGGTCGGATGGCAACAAGCCGTTGATAGCGGGCATCAGCTCCTTTGGGTTAAGTGGTACCAACTGCCACCTGATCGTTCAGGCGGCTGGAAAACGCCCCGAGGTTAGCACGCCCGCTGGTCCTTACCTGCTGCCGCTGTCGGCCAAAAGTGAGGCGGTCCTTGCCGAGTTAGCTCGGTCCTATCTGCACCGGCTTGACGCCGCAGATAGCCTGAATCTCGCCGATCTGAGCTTCACGGCCACAACGGGGCGACAGCATCATTCCCATCGCCTGGCGATTGTTTTTGCAGATTGCAAGGCTCTGCGTGCGGAACTGAGTGCCTACCTCAGTGGCACGGCGTCAGGCTATCAGCATGGGCATTTCCACCTGATTACCGATGAGGCCGGGCAACAAAGCGATACTGGGCTGGAAGCCCTGACGGAAAGCCAGCAGCGGATCCTGTCTGCGGAAGTGGATTCACTGGCTATGGCGCTGAACGACCCTGCACGGCGTGAGTCTGTATTGCAACAAGCCGCCCAGCGTTACTGCGCAGGTGCACAGTTTAACTGGAACGACTGGTTCCCTGCGGGGAACTACCGGCGTATTCCCCTGCCGACCTATCCTTTTGCCCGTGAACGTTGCTGGGTAGCCACCACGGCCGCCGGGGAAGCGCTAGCGAACAGGCGTCATCAACCTCAGCCTCATTCTCTGTCTCATCCCCTGGTCACGCAGCAATTGGTCAACGGCTACGGTTTACAGGTTTACCGTAGCGAACTGAGCGCCCGCCATCACTGGGAACTGGCGGAGCACAAGGTACGCGGCGTCTGCATTCTGCCGGGTACCTGCTACCTGGACATGATGCTGTTTGCTGCCCGTCAACTGAGCGATAGCCCGCTGGTATGGAGCCATTTTGACAAAATACAGTTCCTATCACCGCTGGCGTTATCCGGCAACGAAACGCGGACTTTACACATCCAGGCACAGTCGACGGGGCGAGGTTGCAAAATACAGATTTGCAGCTGTCATGAGTCTGGCGAATGGCTGCTGCATGCGGAGGGGGAACTGACGCAGAAACCACAAGATTCTGCTGATCCGGCTATCCAGCTCGATAAATTGAAAACGGCACTGCCGGTAGCGGTGGCGCTGACCCAACAGGATGAGCTGGCGCGGGGGTTGGAAGTCGGCGGACATTGGGCGAAAACTTTCCAGCAGGGCTGGGCCAATCAGGCCGGGACCGAGTACCTGATCCATCTGTCTTTACCCGGCGCATATGCTACCGAGCTGGAGCGCTATTTTTATCATCCGGCGCTGATGGATAATGCGATTAACGCTGCTAATCACCTGGTGGGAAACGGGGAACTCTATTTGCCGCTGGCTTATGAGGACTTCACCGTCTATCAACCGCTACCAGCAGATTGCTACGCCCGCATCAGGTTGAATGGCCCCAGAGAGGGCGAAGTCATTCAGTTTGCTATCGAACTGTTAGATACCCAGGGGCAACTGTGCTGTCGGGTGCGCAATTACAGCATCAAGCGGGTGGTGGAATCTCTTCGCGCGCCAACGGCATTCACCTTGGGTTTAGCGCCACTTGAGTCGGTGCCGGAAGAGAAACCTGCGGCAGGAGCAACAGAGCCGGTATTGCTGATACATGCCGGAACGGCGGAATCCACCGGGTTGGCCACTTTCCTGCAACAGCGTGGCATTGAGGTGCAACAACGGCTGCTTGACCAGGGGTTAGACCACGGGCAGCAGAGTTACAGTGCGATTATCTATGCGGCAAACTGGCATCAGACCGAGCCTGAGCAGAACCGGGCCGAGTTCCAGCGTTTAACCGCAATGCTAAAAACCCTGGTGCACAACAAAGTGGCTAACGCTGGCCCATTGCTGTTTTTGACTCAGCAAGCGTTTGAAGTGAACGGGGCTATTCTGCCGATCCAGTCTGCCCTGGCGTCTTTTGTACGGGTTTTCAGCCTCGAAAACCCCCAGTTGCGGCTGAGATGCTTGGATATTCAGCCCGGTGATGGAGAGGGATTGTGGCAAGCATTGTGGCCGAGTGTCAGCGCCAGCGAAAGCACCCTGAGCATTTGCCATGCCAATCAGCGGTATAACGAGGTTTTACAGCCCGTTGAACTCCCTGAAGCCAAATCCTTGATCCTGAGGGAGGGGGGGGTCTACCTCATTACCGGAGGCACCGGTGCTCTGGGGCTGCAGCTGGCGCAGGAAATTGCCCGGCAGGCCCAAGCCCAGCAAAGCTCGCTAACGCTGGCCTTGACGGGGAGACATCCTCTTCCTCCCGCTGAACAGTGGGCTGAGCTACTGGCGTCGGGCAAACTCGAGCGCAAGCTGGCGATAAAACTGACTGCACTGCAGGCGATTCAGGACTGTGGGGTGACGATAGTCAGCTTTGCCGTTGACGCCGCGAACCGCAGCGCGATGCAAAACATGATGCAACGACTGCGCGTCGAATACGGCAGCCTGGCCGGGGTGGTACATGCAGCGGGGCGGGCGGGCGACGGTTTCCTGATCCACAAGACGCCAGAGCAATTGGATGAGGTGCTGAGCGCCAAAGTGCAGGGAGCCTGGAACCTGCACCAACTGACGAGTAGTGATAGCCTGGATTTCTTCATTATGTATTCGTCGATTGCCAGTCTGATCCACGAAGCGGGGCAAAGTGACTACACGGCCGCCAACCGCTTCCTCAACGCGTTGGCCGTAAGGCGGCGGCGTCAGGGGCTGGTGGCCACAGCCTTGTGCTGGCCAGCTTGGCGCGAACTGGGAATTGCGTTTGAATACGGAGCGATACGTGAGGATGAACTCTTCAGCCCGGTCAGCCCACTTGAGGGGGGAGAATTGCTGATGCGCGTGTTAACCGGTGGGCAAACGTTGCCTCCGGTGCTGGTTCTGGCACAGATCAATCCTGCGGCCAGTCTGGAGGACCTGACCGCTCTTGAGTTACAGGCAAACGAAGCGCTGGCGGCACGCCTGAGCCGAACGGGAGGGGGTGATAAACCAATAGCTCGTTCCCATGCCGCGGTAACCCTTACCGGGTTGGATAATCCCGATGAGTTCGACCTGATGGTGGCCAGCGTCTGGGGCGAAGTTCTTGGTCTCAATGAGGTAAATATTGACGAAAACTTCAACGACCTTGGCGGCAACTCAATCCTCACCACGCAAAAATACAAAACTTTCGGCCGGTTAGCTCCGGGTGTGATAGATATGGCCGATCTCTTCATCCATACCACGATCAGGGCACAGGCCCGGTTTTTCCGCCAGGCAAATGGCCCGGACACTGCGCTACCTGCCGTGCAGGAAAAGGCCAACGCGGCTATGAGCGATATGGATGACATTCTGGCCCGGCTAGCGCGTGGTGAGCTGTCGGCAGAGGAAGCACAGACATTTTTATAG